One part of the Streptococcus sp. oral taxon 431 genome encodes these proteins:
- a CDS encoding thioredoxin domain-containing protein — translation MLVRVNKKLSLLIIGIAMPILFMIWKFSQPVLPKTYQEAIQYTKAINMKEMRSKLANGDEFVVYIGRESCPYCQKFVPNLALAIQKSHQTVYYLDSDSDEKDEITAFAKEMDIQTVPNLSVYQNGSKSRYLEQGSSASLEEILSFLKHE, via the coding sequence ATGCTAGTGCGTGTCAATAAAAAACTTAGCTTGCTTATCATTGGAATTGCTATGCCGATTTTGTTTATGATTTGGAAATTCAGTCAGCCTGTTCTTCCAAAAACTTATCAGGAAGCTATTCAGTATACCAAAGCAATCAATATGAAAGAAATGCGCTCCAAACTTGCAAATGGCGACGAGTTTGTCGTCTACATTGGAAGAGAATCCTGTCCCTACTGTCAAAAGTTTGTGCCCAATTTGGCTCTAGCGATTCAAAAAAGTCACCAGACGGTCTATTATTTGGATAGTGATTCTGATGAAAAGGATGAAATTACAGCCTTTGCAAAAGAAATGGATATCCAAACCGTTCCGAATCTTTCAGTCTATCAAAATGGTAGTAAATCACGCTATTTAGAGCAAGGAAGTTCCGCTAGTCTTGAAGAAATCCTTTCATTTCTGAAGCATGAATAG